One Drechmeria coniospora strain ARSEF 6962 chromosome 01, whole genome shotgun sequence genomic region harbors:
- a CDS encoding FkbM family methyltransferase — protein MSIHRNIAILGAFILSVVFLGALYRYDDILPRNAMQNRSGEKRRYIFVDLGANNADSLETFLQHDGAKFAYNFPRPDWATHEQAEIFLFEANPYFNTALVQAKEKYTALGIKVTIFPSTVVDIRDGTRTFYLDTVNSAQDFWGSSIYANHPDAVKSKSNGTELSAINLSRWLLMNTLPRDFVIVKMDIEGSEYQILPHMADMSVWTVVDYLLVEWHSFGLTEEEPLARAAAEKLKNEGVQMPPYDSGA, from the exons ATGTCAATTCATAGAAACATCGCTATTCTCGGCGCTTTTATCCTTTCAGTCGTTTTCCTCGGCGCGCTGTACCGCTACGACGATATTTTACCCAGAAATGCGATGCAGAACCGGAGCGGTGAAAAGCGGCGTTATATCTTTGTCGATCTCGGTGCGAATAACGCAGACTCATTAGAGACCTTTTTGCAACATGACGGCGCTAAATTTGCCTACAATTTTCCCCGTCCCGACTGGGCGACGCACGAACAGGCGG AGATTTTCCTATTCGAAGCGAACCCATACTTTAATACGGCGCTCGTCCAAGCCAAAGAGAAATATACTGCCCTAGGCATAAAGGTTACCATCTTTCCCTCAACCGTTGTCGATATCAGGGACGGCACACGCACTTTCTATCTCGACACCGTTAACTCCGCCCAAGACTTCTGGGGCTCATCTATCTACGCGAACCACCCAGACGCCGTAAAGTCCAAAAGCAACGGTACCGAGCTCTCTGCTATTAACTTATCTCGCTGGCTACTTATGAACACACTTCCCCGCGACTTTGTCATCGTAAAGATGGATATCGAAGGCTCGGAGTACCAGATCCTTCCTCACATGGCAGACATGAGCGTGTGGACAGTCGTGGACTACCTCCTCGTTGAATGGCACTCCTTTGGCCTGACCGAAGAAGAGCCCTTGGCTAGGGCTGCCGCAGAAAAGCTCAAGAATGAGGGCGTGCAAATGCCCCCCTATGACTCTGGAGCTTGA